A section of the Rhipicephalus sanguineus isolate Rsan-2018 chromosome 11, BIME_Rsan_1.4, whole genome shotgun sequence genome encodes:
- the LOC119375297 gene encoding uncharacterized protein LOC119375297: MHSRIPSRFSGDGRAARVFFASLPSHFLCVVFAVNFAAGILLHEASDMPNKCCVPACSSNYKTGKKVQVFSFPKDEVQRKKWLSAIPRKDFFPTENNKVCALHFTESCLENKSSYTDPMTGRVLEVSLKVPRLRSGSVPTLFPGCPSYLSKDDPSPRECPETKKMRREAADLARAIAESEATYRDEEAKCCFSSLLELMECLKSAPVPNQWIVIHRPNCSLFLNIVDESMPMLRSSVTVFSDLSISVCFHGTKLSRIGDYVVPGSIGNVNVLSAILSKLQSILDEKCSSEGLCDVVVSLLEQLERDAIDSKKRIIRFLREQVALLGKQRLQYSSESMVVACILHTISPHAYKFLRGSGFFAMPHPSTCRNVCSSFHLSPDTESASQNFLRYIKHRFKQLQPHESAVVLMLDEIHIQHFFDFKGGKISGAAANSEEAATSAHVFMLQSMLSSFREVVHILPARTMNAHSLHAVLKNVIIGLEQIGFKVLAVVSDNNAINRKALSMFSDPPKLSIVYPNPKDATRPMFYVVDSVHLLKCIRNNWINQKNLGTNLYFPMFDLSNNSVHPDCIQWASFKDLRELHKLEASQLLKYSYRLSSKALNPSNFERQNVKLVLQIFNAFVAEALDAHCNFHALWHAKETANFIRIVLRWWKIVNVKTPHKGYHHRDVYEEPVSCLNGDPKLEFLDAFVTWLDVWESYKHDNGILTRETQSALRHSAYAILEFTKYCLVELRYKYVLLGKLQTDGLENRFGQYRQMAGGHYHISIRQLYESEGRIRLQNTLPIMSSDDFIDEAPPSATATNQQDFRVTVKPEDLDSLSTRVAVFAYVGGFCTNSVVKTLKCNYCQENLVAESCDAECDGDANSLIASLNRGGLKFPNACVVTVVMHTEVVTKLLQNETNAAGFLQTRNHRAIVQQLVKESLPAFEELATCANGHEPDLVINMLIKCATNVMLNNYCKERNDAAAVAKADAKAVAKARKLKTVAPK; the protein is encoded by the exons ATGCATTCCCGAATTCCCTCTCGCTTCAGTGGTGACGGCCGGGCTGCACGTGTGTTTTTCGCGAGTCTGCCGAGCCATTTTCTTTGCGTTGTGTTTGCAGTGAATTTTGCAGCCGGAATTTTATTGCACGAAGCTTCTGACATGCCCAACAAGTGTTGTGTGCCGGCATGTTCAAGTAATTACAAGACCGGGAAGAAAGTTCAAGTATTTTCATTCCCCAAGGATGAAGTGCAAAGGAAGAAGTGGCTCAGTGCTATTCCAAGAAAGGATTTCTTCCCGACGGAAAACAACAAG GTATGCGCATTGCATTTCACCGAGTCATGCCTCGAGAACAAGTCGTCCTACACGGATCCTATGACAGGAAGAGTGCTAGAGGTTTCACTGAAAGTACCGCGCCTGCGTTCAGGATCAGTGCCCACACTGTTCCCAGGATGTCCTTCGTACTTGTCGAAGGATGACCCCTCTCCGAGAGAATGCCCGGAAACGAAAAAAATGCGCCGAGAAGCGGCTGACCTCGCTCGTGCCATCGCAGAATCGGAGGCTACTTATCGCGATGAAGAAGCGAAATGTTGTTTTTCTTCGCTTCTTGAGCTTATGGAATGTTTGAAAAGCGCACCTGTGCCAAATCAGTGGATTGTAATTCACCGCCCAAACTGTTCCCTGTTTTTAAATATTGTCGATGAGAGCATGCCGATGTTGCGGTCGTCTGTTACTGTTTTCAGCGACCTGAGTATCAGTGTATGTTTTCATGGTACCAAATTAAGCCGTATAGGTGATTATGTCGTGCCAGGAAGCATTGGGAATGTGAATGTCCTGTCTGCCATCTTAAGTAAGCTTCAAAGCATCCTCGATGAAAAATGCTCCTCAGAAGGTCTTTGTGACGTAGTCGTTAGCCTTCTTGAGCAACTTGAACGAGATGCCATTGACAGTAAGAAACGGATCATTCGGTTCTTGCGAGAACAAGTGGCGTTGCTTGGAAAACAGCGGTTGCAGTATTCCTCCGAAAGTATGGTGGTTGCTTGCATACTGCATACCATATCTCCACACGCCTACAAATTTCTGAGGGGATCAGGTTTTTTTGCCATGCCGCATCCCAGTACTTGCCGAAATGTCTGCTCCTCGTTTCACTTGTCACCTGACACCGAGTCAGCGAGTCAAAATTTTCTCAGGTACATAAAACACAGATTTAAACAATTGCAGCCGCATGAAAGTGCCGTGGTTCTCATGCTCGACGAAATTCACATCCAGCATTTCTTTGATTTTAAAGGTGGAAAAATTTCAGGGGCAGCAGCAAACAGTGAAGAGGCCGCTACGTCTGCTCATGTGTTTATGCTGCAAAGCATGCTGAGTTCTTTTCGCGAGGTCGTGCACATTCTGCCTGCACGAACAATGAATGCTCACTCTCTTCATGCTGTCCTGAAAAATGTAATCATTGGCCTTGAGCAAATAGGTTTTAAAGTTCTTGCAGTAGTTTCAGACAACAACGCAATAAATCGCAAGGCACTCAGTATGTTTTCAGATCCGCCAAAGCTGAGCATCGTCTACCCAAATCCAAAAGACGCAACACGACCTATGTTTTATGTTGTGGATTCTGTGCACTTGTTGAAATGCATCCGAAACAACTGGATAAATCAAAAGAATCTTGGGACAAACCTATATTTTCCAATGTTCGATCTCTCAAACAACAGTGTCCATCCCGACTGCATACAGTGGGCATCATTCAAAGATCTTCGGGAGCTGCACAAGCTAGAGGCTTCTCAGCTTTTGAAATACAGCTATCGCCTTTCTTCAAAGGCGCTAAATCCTAGCAACTTCGAAAGGCAGAATGTTAAACTAGTTCTACAAATATTCAATGCTTTTGTGGCTGAGGCACTGGATGCCCACTGCAACTTTCATGCTTTATGGCATGCCAAAGAAACAGCAAATTTTATCAGGATAGTTCTCCGCTGGTGGAAGATTGTCAACGTTAAAACACCTCACAAAGGCTATCACCACAGAGATGTTTATGAAGAGCCAGTTTCGTGCCTGAATGGTGACCCTAAGCTGGAATTTCTCGATGCATTTGTCACTTGGTTGGATGTGTGGGAATCCTACAAACACGACAACGGCATTCTCACGCGAGAAACTCAATCTGCTCTAAGGCATTCCGCCTATGCAATACTTGAATTCACCAAGTACTGCCTTGTCGAGCTTCGTTATAAATATGTCCTGCTCGGCAAACTGCAGACAGACGGCCTCGAAAACCGATTTGGCCAGTACAGGCAAATGGCTGGTGGTCATTACCACATCAGCATTAGGCAGCTGTACGAGAGTGAAGGCAGGATTCGCCTACAAAATACTCTTCCTATAATGAGCAGTGACGATTTCATTGACGAGGCTCCTCCATCAGCAACAGCCACAAATCAACAGGACTTCAGAGTTACTGTCAAACCTGAAGACCTTGACAGCTTAAGCACACGCGTCGCTGTTTTTGCTTATGTTGGAGGCTTTTGTACTAACTCTGTGGTGAAAACGTTGAAGTGCAACTACTGTCAAGAGAACCTTGTTGCTGAAAGCTGCGATGCTGAGTGCGATGGTGACGCTAATTCGTTAATAGCAAGTCTCAATCGAGGTGGCTTGAAATTTCCGAACGCTTGTGTTGTGACAGTAGTGATGCACACTGAAGTTGTTACAAAGTTGCTCCAGAATGAAACAAATGCCGCGGGCTTTCTGCAGACACGAAATCACAGAGCTATTGTTCAACAGCTTGTGAAGGAGAGCCTGCCAGCATTTGAGGAACTGGCGACCTGTGCGAATGGGCACGAACCAGATTTGGTAATAAATATGTTGATAAAATGTGCAACAAATGTTATGCTAAATAATTATTGCAAAGAGAGGAATGACGCAGCTGCTGTTGCTAAAGCTGATGCGAAAGCTGTCGCAAAAGCACGGAAACTGAAAACTGTTGCTCCAAAATAA